In Flavobacteriales bacterium, the DNA window TTGCCATTTAGAGGTCTTTTAATCTAGAAAGATACTTATCGATGAACTCGGGTTTTCGTTTTGCCCGATACTGCATCACGTATCTCGGATGATCCAAGGGAACTATTTCACCAAATTGCCGGTGCTCTTCGTTCCATTTCTTCAAATATTTAAAATTCTTTCCACTACCGAGGCAAAAGACTCGTTCAAGATCTACCGGCCATTTCGCAAGCTCTTTAAGCCACTCGGTTATATATGGTGTAACCGCCATCTCCAGCGATTTATCGTCGTAGTAATTGTAATTGACTTCCTCACCGTCAGCCTTCACTTTCACAAAACCAAGTGGGCACACGGAGTGAATAAAAACCTCTTTGTAGAATGCTTTA includes these proteins:
- a CDS encoding DUF4918 family protein; this encodes MTTWADRILKANEGFDPQSWELPAGIRVLNPFEGPESDRIQNINEAFYRKFYNDNAPRKLILGINPGRLGAGATGVPFTDTKRMEGVCGISTGEMNTHEPSSVFVYEVIEAFGGPKAFYKEVFIHSVCPLGFVKVKADGEEVNYNYYDDKSLEMAVTPYITEWLKELAKWPVDLERVFCLGSGKNFKYLKKWNEEHRQFGEIVPLDHPRYVMQYRAKRKPEFIDKYLSRLKDL